ACGATCAGCCGCCCCGTCATATTGCCGCGCGTCCAGTTGGTCACCTGACCCGAAATCAGATCGGCATTGGGCACGATCACTTCGGTCCGGTCGAAGGTCTCGATACGCGTCGAACGCACCGAGATCGCCTTGACGACCCCCATCTGCGTGCCGACCTCGATCCAGTCGCCTTCCGAAATCGGGCGTTCGATCAGCAAGATGATCCCCGAGACAAAGTTCTGCACGATGGTCTGCAGACCAAAGCCCACCCCCACCGACAATGCCCCCGCCACGATGGCAAGCGAGCTGAGGTCGATCCCCGCAGAAGAGATCGCCACCAGAGCCGCGAGGAAAATACCGATATAGCCGATGCCCGACAGGATCGCGTTCTGCCCGCCCTTATCGATATTGGTCTTGGGCAGGATGGTGCTGCGCAGGGCCGCCTGCACCCCACGGGTGATCGCATAGCCGATGGCAAAAACGATGGCCAACACAAGGAAGATGCTCGGAGAAATCCGCACCCCGCCCATATCGAACCCGTTGCTGAACGTGGTCCAGACCTCGCTCAGGTCTTCCACCCTTGCGCCCCAGTTCAGCGCCAGAACCGGCAGCGCCAGCAACACCAGCACAAACCCCATCAGAATCGGCACAAGACTGTCGCGCCCGTCATCCTCGCGCTTGGTCAGCACCACATAGACCTCGGCGACAAAGCGCTGCAGGGTCAGCACCAGCCCCGCAAGGAACAGCGATTTGATCATCGGCCAGATCAGCTGGTTGGCCGCATTGACATAGCCGATCGCCCCCAGAAGCGGGCCGACAACCGCCACAACGATCACCGCATTGCCGATCAGCAGGATCAGGCTGTCACCGAAGGCACGGTCAACCGACTGCTTGTCTTCATTGCGCACATGGCGGCGCAGCACCGCCCCCGTGCGGAACAGCGCAAGCCCCGCCAAGATCTGCAACGGCAGGGTCAGCGCCGCCAGCGCCGCATCAAGCTGTGTGGCCGCTGTGCTGGCCGCATCCGCCGTTGCAGAGCTGACCGAGGCGCGGGTCAGCGCCATCGCCTGTTCGACAACCCAATGGCCGAACGGATCCCACAGGGCCTGCAGGAAGCCCATCGACACCACCAGCAGGCGCCCTTCCGCGCGGCGTTCGCTGAGCAGGTTGAACGGGCTGGCCTGCCGGTCATTCCACGGGAACAACCGCCCCGCCAGCCATGCCGAGAACAGCGTGACGGTGGCCACGCCCGCCAGAACACGCAGGAAATCCTGCCATGTCGCGCCGAACAGTCCCGAAATCTGCAGCGCCTGCAACAGCAGCACGATCCCGCCCAGCGGCACAAGGATCTGCCCCACCGAGACGATCATCTCGATCACCATCCGCGCCCGCATGGAAGACCGGCCCAGCAGCCATTGCGACAGATCCTCCATCCAGCGCCGCCCGCGCCCCAGCAGCACCAGGGCCACGAGCACAAGACCGGCAATTACCGGACCATTCTCGCGCAGTTCCTCGAAGCGGGTGGTGCCCTCAAGCTGGGCCTTGCTTTCCTCATACAGCTTGCCCGTCAACTGCCCTGCCACTTTCAGCGCCGAGGCCCAGTTGACCGGATTGAGCGGCGACGGCGACAGCCGCAGCAGCTTGTCCGTCGACCGGCTGCGCAGCTCGCTATCAAGCGAGCGGATCAGCCCGTCGGCGCGTGTGGCCGCCTCGGTGGCGGTGATCGACGGGGCCTGCAATTTGGAAAGCTGATCATTCAGGTCACTGCGGCGTTTGGCAATGGCCGCGTCTTCGCTGTCGCCTTCGGCAGGTGCCGGACCCAAAGCTTCAATCTGGTCGCGTATCGTCTTGATCTGGCTGGCATTCGTGTCACGGGCGGCATTGAATTTATCGCGCCATGTGACCAGCGTTGCCCGCAGATCTTCCAGATCCTGTTCGCTGATCTGCGCCGTATCCTGATTGATTGAGGTCTGGGCAGATGCGGCAAATTTTTCCCATGATTTATAATCAGGGGCAGTTTGGTCCTGCGCCCAGACCATGCCTGCGACCAAAAGGAAGAAGACGGTGGCGGTAGCGCGCAGGACCTGTTGTATCATCCCTCGAAAACCTCGGGCATCGCTGCGGGGGCGCGGTCCAGCCATTCGGGAACCGGCAGGGATTTCTCTTTGAGGAATTCGGGATTGAACAGCTTGGACTGGTAGCGGTTGCCATAGTCGCACAGGATCGTGACGATCCGGTGGCCCGGCCCCATCTCTTTCGCCATGCGGATCGCACCGGCGATATTGACGCCGGAAGACCCGCCAAGGCACAGCCCCTCTTCCTGCAGCAGATCGAAGATGATCGGCAGGGCTTCGTCATCATGCACGTTATAGGACATATCCGGCGTGAACCCGTCGAGATTTGCGGTGATGCGCCCCTGACCGATGCCCTCGGTGATCGACGAGCCCTCGGCTTTCAATTCGCCTGTGGTGTAGAAGCTGTGCAGCGAAGCGCCATCGGGATCGGCAAGGCCGATCTTCACGCCCTTGGGCTGCAACGCCATGCCCGTGCCCGCAAAAGTACCGCCCGAGCCGACCGAACAGATAAAGCCATCCACACGGCCCCCCGTCTGGTCCCAGATTTCCGGACCGGTGGTCTGGATATGGGCCTCGCGGTTGGCGGTATTGTCGAACTGGTTGGCCCAGATCACCCCGTTGGGGTCGGTCTTGGCCAGCGCCTCGGCCAGACGGCGCGAGTAATGGACATAGTTATTGGGGTTCTTGTAGGGGGCGGCAGGCACCTGCACCAGCTCGGCACCTGCAAGGCGGATCATGTCTTTCTTTTCCTGAGACTGGGTCTCGGGGATCACGATCACGGTCTTGAACCCCATCGAGGCCCCGACCAGTGCCAGACCGATGCCGGTATTGCCCGCCGTGCCTTCCACAATCGTGCCACCCGGCTTGAGCTGGCCGCGTGCGACCGCATCCCGGATGATAAATAGCGCCGCGCGGTCTTTCACCGATTGGCCGGGGTTCAGGAATTCGGCCTTCCCCAAGATCTCACAGCCGGTCAGCTCGGAAGCTTTTTTCAGCTTGATCAGGGGCGTATTCCCTACCGCCTGTGCCAGATCCTCGCATACTCTCATGATCTTCTCCAATCGATTGCAGCGCCACTTGTCGGCCCCAGACTTAGGACGGGCGATTGGCGGCCTCAAGTCATATTCGTCGCGCAAGCGGGCCCTCAAGCCGAATTTAGGCGAAAATTCTCGCGCGAAATCGGCAATTTGCAAAACGCGCGTTCGTGGTCCTTGCAAAAGGCGGACCGCCGTCAAGGCCGCTTTGCCAAAGCTGTGTAAATGTCCTTATCCCCCCGTGCTCCCTCCCGTGCGTGGCCCCCGAACGTAGCCCGCATGCAGGGACGGGCAGCAGCCCCCCCCTTGCACGGGCCTCGGGCTTGGCCGCCGCGTCCGGACGGCATCGCCCTAGGCTTGGCCGAATTCGGCGCGCAGGGCATCGCGGTGGCGGATCAGGGCCTGCGCGCAGATCACGACCATCGAATTGTTCAGCTCGCCCGCGTCCAGAAGCGCCACCATCTCGTCGAAGCTGACCAGATGCGGACGGATATCCTCGCCCTCCTCCGCCAGCCCCCCCGGCGCGGCGGCATCATCCGTCAGGTCAGCGATCCCGATATAGCTATAGACATATTCGCTTTTGGCACCGGGAGAGGAATAATACTGCGCGGCAGGCACCAGCTTGCGCAGGCCCAGATGCGCCTCTTCCTGCGCCTCGCGCAAGGCGGTCTGCTCGGGGGTTTCCAGCGGATCGACACGGCCCGCAATCGCCTCGAGAAGCCACGGATTGCCATCGCCGCGCGCCATAGGCCCCACGCGGAACTGTTCGATCAGCAGCACCCTGTCGCGTACCGGATCATAGGGCAGCACCACCGCCGCATCGCAGGACACGAAAACCGCGCGCTCCATCGGGGCGGACAGCGCACCCGAGAATTTGCGGAATTGTAGCCGGTAATCCTCGACCGAGAAGAACTTGGCATAGGGCATACGCCGGTCGGACACGACGATATCGCCGCGTTCCGCACTGCGCCGGAGTGTGGCGGGGCCGGTCTCGCGGGCGCGCACGCGCGCCGCAGCCCGCACCATCATGGCCTCGCGGCGATCATAGATCTGGTCGAAATCCAGATCCTGCAGGCTGGCCATCGTATCCTCGACAGCCTCGGTCGCCAGCTCGCCCCAAGTCTCGGCCCAGTCGGCAAGGTCCCATGCGCCGCCCGTCTGCCACGCGCCCTCGTCCGGCAAAAAGACCTGCGCCCGAACCGTGCCGCCAATTCCATCGGCACTGACATCGCAGGCATGCAGGCAATATCCGCCCTCATAGGCGTAAAGGCGGGCATCCTCTTCGGGAGTTTCGGTATCGATCAGAATACCGGGAACGCCCAGATCCGAGGGCACCAGAATGGGAAAGGGCAGGTCTTCGCCATTGCGGCGCGCCACGCGCGGCTCGTAGCCATCCAGAAAAGCGGGGCGCATATTCGGCATCCGGCCCAGAACGCGTTCCAGCAAGGGCGGATAGCTAAGGGTTCCGTAGAAGAAATACGTTTTGGTCACGCGATCACCTTATCAAGTCTTGCCAGCCGGAGGGGCGTGGCCTGCCGGACCGAGGGTTAGGACCAGGGTCAGGGCCAGCGCCGCTGTGTCAGCCATGTCAAGATAGCAGCGGTAACGCAACCCACAATGACCATGCCAAGCATGTCAACAGAAAGTAATTCCCCCGCAGCCCGCAACCCGAAGCTGAGACCATCCAGCAAAGCGCCGAAAACATTGGTGCTTTTGACCATATGCGCATGACGGAACATATCGAGTGCGCCCAGATAGACCACCGTCATCGCTGCCAGATAAAGCGCCATCCGCAGCCCCGCCAGCACGGTCCGGTAGGGCGTGCGTAGCGTTTCGCGGCCCAGCCCGTACCAGCCGCCCAGAAGCCCCGTCAGCCCAAGCACCGGCACATATCCCTTGGTCACAGTGGACACGGGCAGCAGGCCAAGCGCCGCTTCGGCACAGGCCCAAGCCACCCCCCCCAGCGCGAGCGCGGCAACCGCCCGCGAGGCGGTTGGCATCCGCGCCCTTGCATTGTCATAGCCGATACGCTGCATCGCGCCCCCCTGCCCGTCACCAAGATCGGCAGCACCATCGCGCAGGAATATGTCCAAAATTGGAAAGGCGCGGGAAAGCCTAGCCTTTTTTATGCCTCTCATAGGCCGCAAGCGCCTTTTCGCGCCCTTCTTTCAGATCCACCAGCCGCGGCGGATAACGGTCATCCGCAGACATCCGCCATGATTTCGGGATCGCATCGAAATATTGCAGCGCCGTTTTGCCGGGCTGCGGCTGTCCTTCGGCGATCCAGGCGCGGCGGTAGCGGCCATCGGGGTCGAATTTCTGGGCCTGCGTCTCGGGATTGAACACGCGGAAATAGGGCGCGGCATCGGGGCCGCAGCCCGCCACCCATTGCCAACCCATCGCATTCGAGGCGGGATCCCAATCGGTCAGGCAGTCCTCGAACCAGCGCAGCCCCACCCGCCAATCGGTCATCAGATGCTTGGTGAGGTAAGAGGCCACGATCATCCGCGCACGGTTATGCATCTGGCCGGTGACGAACATCTCGCGCATCGCGGCATCCACGAAGGGCTCGCCCGTACGACCGCGCCGCCACGCCTCGGCATCGTTATTGTCGCGCCGCCAGCCGAAGCCGTTCCACTCGGCCCGCCAGTTCTCGTGATCGAGCGTGGGGAAATGATAGAGCAGATGCCATGCGAATTCGCGCCAGACGAGTTCCTTCAGAAAGGTCTCGGCCCCCGCGCTACCGGCTTCCATACGCGCCCAGCCGCTATGCCAGAGGCTGCGCGGGCTGATCTCGCCATAGGTCAGATTCTCCGACAGGTTCGAGGTGCCCTTCTGGTCGACCTGATCGCGGGCAGTCTTATAGCCGTCAATCTTGTTCCCGAAGAAAGAGGCCATGCGCCCTTGGGCCGAGGCCTCGCCAATGCAGGCATGTTCCGCCAGCACAGGCCCCCCGCGCCGCATCTGCGCCCCCATCTGCCATGAAGCCAGAGCCTCGCTGTCCGGCCATGTCTCGGGCGCGGCCAGCGCGCGCACCGTGTCACAGGGGGTGTCCACCCCGCGTCCCTTCACGGCATTCCAATAGGGGGTGTAGACCTTGTAGGGCTCGCCCTTGCCGGTGGCGACATCCCACGGCTCGAACATCAGATGGCCCTTATGGCTATGCGCCCCGATGCCGCTCTCCCTCAAAGCCGCCTTCACCGCCCTGTCGCGCGCAATCGAGGCCGGATCATAGGCGCGCGACCAGTGCACCTGCGTGGCCCCCGTCTCCTGCACCAGCCCCTGCAGGACCTCCAGCGCCGCCCCCTTGCGCAGGATCAGACGGCTGCCGATCTCCTCAAGCCGTGCCGCGAAACTGGCGATGGCCTCCCCCCAGCGCCATTTGGCCGCAGCCCCCGTTCCGGCCACGATCTCGTCATGGATGAAGACGCAGATCACGGGAGCGCCAGTTTTTTCGGCAGCCACCATCGCCGGATGATCATGCAGACGGAAATCGCGTCTGAGCCATAGAATAACCGGTTTCAACCCCATGAATCCCTCCGTCAAGCCATTGAAAGGGCTAAATAGCTGGCAAATGACCCACGTCCAGCCCCCAAACCCGCTCACGACGCGGCACGGCGATGTGAAAATCCCTCTTGTCGCGTCGGGCGCTGCGTTTTAGCGTCGGGGGAGAACACATAAAACAGGGACTTCCATGAAACATTTCACCTCTCTGCTCGCAGGCGCGGCCTGTCTGATCGGTCTGCAGGCACAGGCTGAAAGCCCCGATCTTCTGGTCTTTGACTGGTCGGGCTTTGAAGTGCCGGGCCTGTTTGCGCAATATGCCCAGAAATATGGCGCCGGCCCCAGCTATACCTTCTACGGCGACGACGACGAGGCCTACCAGAAGCTTGCCTCGGGCTTCAAAGCCGATGTGGCCCATCCCTGTTCGCAGATGGTGTCGAAATATCGCGATGCCGGTCTGATCGAGCCGTGGGACGTCTCGCGCATTCCCGCCTTCAAGGATATCGACCCGAAATTCCTCAATTCCAAGATCTTCAAGGATGATCAGGGCGTGTGGTATATCCCCACCGACTGGGGCGCGACCGCCATCGCCTATAATCCCGAGAAAGTGCCTGCCGAGGATGTGGCCTCTCTGGATGTCTTCCTGAACCCGAAATATCAGGGCCGTATCTCGCTGCCCGACAGCTCGGATGATGTCTGGGCGCTGGCCTATCTGGCCACCGGCGTGTCGGACTGGACCAATGTGACCGAAGACCAGTTCCAGGCAGCGGCGGCATGGCTGCGCAAAGCCCACCAGAATGTGCAATCCTACTGGACCGACCCTTCGGAACAGGCCCAGACCATGGCGTCGGGCGAAGTGCTCATTTCGTGGTCGTGGAATGATGGCGTGACCTATCTCAAGGCCGATGGCTATCCGGTGGCCTTCCAGCGCGCCCCGAAAGAAGGCTCGTCCACCTTCTTCTGCGGCTATGTCAACCTCAAGGATGGCCCCGGTTCGGAAGATCAGGCCTATGACTTCATCAATTCGTGGCTGGCCCCCGCGGCAGCCCCTGCCCTGATGGAGGCCATCGGATATGGCCATACCAACGTCAAGGCGATGGAGCAGTTCTCGAAAGAGGATCTGGATGCCGCAGGTCTTGGCCATGTCGATGCCCCGATCCTTGCCCAGACCCCCAATGACCCGCAGATGCGCGAACGTCAGCTGGCGGAGTTCGAAAAGATCAAGGCCGGGTTCTGATCCCACCCTTGCAAGCCCGCGAAAGCCGCCCCGCCGAGGGCGGCTTTTTTTATGGGCTGTATGGAGGCCCCTTTTCAGATCCCGGGGCGTGGCTTTGATGTCATATATCAGAAAAATCGGATATGAACGTAACGCTCTGCCCGCGGATTAACGATCTGTTAACCACTACACGCAACAGTTGTTGTGTTAACTATACCCAATGAGGCGCAGGTCTCGTGATACAGAGTAGGCAGTTCGGTGACATATGGGTTCAAAATCGCGATTATGCCGGAATCCGGTGGCATAGATACGCCTGTGATGGGCGGGATCAACCAGCCCGGCTACGGTCAGAGAAGCCGGTTTGAAAGCCTGCGCAGCGCCGAGCTTAAAAACAGATCAGTCGAAGCGATTATTCGCGCCGAAACCACCCATGCCAAGGTTCTGGCCGATACGCTGCATGCCCAGATGCGCACCGTCGAGATGTGGCAGACCCATCTCGACCGGTTGCTCCGCCGCCGTGAAATCTCGCAAAACGAGACACTCTGCCCGATCCTCGAAAGCGAGATCCGGAAAATCTCGGCGCGGCTGGAAAAGGCGGTGGACCGGCTCAAGCTCGCGCAGGATGCGATTGCCACACATGGGCCTGATATTGCAGCACGAATTGAACACTGGCGCGCAATGGCCAGCCCCGAGGTATAAAAACCCCTTTCCTTCCGCCACCACGCGGCCCAGATAGGCGATATGATACTCGATATTGCCATCCTCGCCTTCGCCGCCGCTATGGGCCTGTTCATGTTCTGGCCGAGGATGCGCGCGCGCCCCGGATGGCGGGCAATGATCACGCCGCTGGCCTCGATCATCGGTTCGGGCTTTCTGGTTCTGGGACCGATCCTTCAGGTCCGTTATGGCTGGCTGGCCCCAGCGGTCATGGCCGCGCTTTGCCTTCTTGCATGGGCCTTCGGCAGCGCGATCCGTCACAATATCGCCTGCCTCGAACACGAGACGGCCCCCGCGCATGGCATTCGCGGGCTTGAAACCCTGTCTTCGGTGGCGCTCGGGGTCGCCTATGTGATCTCTGTCGCCTATTACCTCAATCTTTTCGGGGCTTTCGCCGTGTCGCTGACCCCGTGGGACACCAGCCTGAACGCCAAAATCGTGACCACGGTGGTGTTTGTGGTGATTGCGGCGGCGGGCCTGTCGGGCGGGTTCAAACGGCTCGAGCGGATGGAATATGCCAGTGTCTCGCTGAAACTGGCCATCATTGCGGGACTGCTGCTGGGGCTGGCGGTCTATTTCCTGTCGGAGACCTCGAAAGGCACGCTCTATCTGCTGCCGCCCGATCTGGGGCCGCTGGAAGCGGTCCGGTTGGGCTTTGGTCTGATTGTCACCGTGCAGGGCTTCGAGACCGCCCGCTATATGGGGCGCAACTATGATGCCCCGACCCGCATCCGTGCGATGAAGCTGGCGCAATGGCTCTCGGCGGGGATCTATATGGTGTATATCGTGCTTCTGGCCTATGTCTTCCCGCCCGGCGAGATGAAGCTGACCGAAACCGCCATTATCGAAATGATGCGGGTGGTCGCACCGATCCTGCCGGTCATGCTGGTGGCCGCAGCACTTGCGGCGCAGTTTTCGGCGGCGGTGGCCGATACCGGCGGCGCGGGCGGGCTGGCCGCAGAGCTGAGCCATAACCGCCTGCGTCCGGGCCTTGCCTATGTCATGCTGGTGGCCCTTGGCATCGCGCTGACATGGACGGTCGATCTGTTCGCGATCATCTCCTATGCCTCGCGCGCCTTTGCGGCCTATTACGCACTCCAGTCGGCCTTGGCGGCGCTGCGGGCCCAAGGCGGGCAACGCCTGCGCTATGCGGGGCTTGCGGTGCTGGGCGCGGCGATCGCGATTTTCGGGATATCTGCCGAAGGATAAGGCCACATTCGCGTGAACATCCGTGCTAAGGGTGTGAAACGCTCCGTGTCATCCCCATGTCACCCGAAATGCGTTATGCTGCAGATGCGAAGCCATTCGGGATGTCTCTCATGAACAGATACAGACTGCCCCATAGTCTGCGCGAACATGTCGCCGACGGGGTCATGCATGTGTTGGGGCTGGTCACCGTGATTGCGGGGATCAGCGGACTGCTGGTCTGGGCGGCACTCACCGGCCCTGTCACCCATATCTGGCCTCTGGCCATCTACGCGGG
The sequence above is drawn from the Thioclava sp. GXIMD4216 genome and encodes:
- a CDS encoding TrgA family protein, coding for MDIFLRDGAADLGDGQGGAMQRIGYDNARARMPTASRAVAALALGGVAWACAEAALGLLPVSTVTKGYVPVLGLTGLLGGWYGLGRETLRTPYRTVLAGLRMALYLAAMTVVYLGALDMFRHAHMVKSTNVFGALLDGLSFGLRAAGELLSVDMLGMVIVGCVTAAILTWLTQRRWP
- a CDS encoding deoxyribodipyrimidine photo-lyase codes for the protein MGLKPVILWLRRDFRLHDHPAMVAAEKTGAPVICVFIHDEIVAGTGAAAKWRWGEAIASFAARLEEIGSRLILRKGAALEVLQGLVQETGATQVHWSRAYDPASIARDRAVKAALRESGIGAHSHKGHLMFEPWDVATGKGEPYKVYTPYWNAVKGRGVDTPCDTVRALAAPETWPDSEALASWQMGAQMRRGGPVLAEHACIGEASAQGRMASFFGNKIDGYKTARDQVDQKGTSNLSENLTYGEISPRSLWHSGWARMEAGSAGAETFLKELVWREFAWHLLYHFPTLDHENWRAEWNGFGWRRDNNDAEAWRRGRTGEPFVDAAMREMFVTGQMHNRARMIVASYLTKHLMTDWRVGLRWFEDCLTDWDPASNAMGWQWVAGCGPDAAPYFRVFNPETQAQKFDPDGRYRRAWIAEGQPQPGKTALQYFDAIPKSWRMSADDRYPPRLVDLKEGREKALAAYERHKKG
- a CDS encoding NUDIX domain-containing protein, producing the protein MTKTYFFYGTLSYPPLLERVLGRMPNMRPAFLDGYEPRVARRNGEDLPFPILVPSDLGVPGILIDTETPEEDARLYAYEGGYCLHACDVSADGIGGTVRAQVFLPDEGAWQTGGAWDLADWAETWGELATEAVEDTMASLQDLDFDQIYDRREAMMVRAAARVRARETGPATLRRSAERGDIVVSDRRMPYAKFFSVEDYRLQFRKFSGALSAPMERAVFVSCDAAVVLPYDPVRDRVLLIEQFRVGPMARGDGNPWLLEAIAGRVDPLETPEQTALREAQEEAHLGLRKLVPAAQYYSSPGAKSEYVYSYIGIADLTDDAAAPGGLAEEGEDIRPHLVSFDEMVALLDAGELNNSMVVICAQALIRHRDALRAEFGQA
- a CDS encoding DUF3772 domain-containing protein, which encodes MIQQVLRATATVFFLLVAGMVWAQDQTAPDYKSWEKFAASAQTSINQDTAQISEQDLEDLRATLVTWRDKFNAARDTNASQIKTIRDQIEALGPAPAEGDSEDAAIAKRRSDLNDQLSKLQAPSITATEAATRADGLIRSLDSELRSRSTDKLLRLSPSPLNPVNWASALKVAGQLTGKLYEESKAQLEGTTRFEELRENGPVIAGLVLVALVLLGRGRRWMEDLSQWLLGRSSMRARMVIEMIVSVGQILVPLGGIVLLLQALQISGLFGATWQDFLRVLAGVATVTLFSAWLAGRLFPWNDRQASPFNLLSERRAEGRLLVVSMGFLQALWDPFGHWVVEQAMALTRASVSSATADAASTAATQLDAALAALTLPLQILAGLALFRTGAVLRRHVRNEDKQSVDRAFGDSLILLIGNAVIVVAVVGPLLGAIGYVNAANQLIWPMIKSLFLAGLVLTLQRFVAEVYVVLTKREDDGRDSLVPILMGFVLVLLALPVLALNWGARVEDLSEVWTTFSNGFDMGGVRISPSIFLVLAIVFAIGYAITRGVQAALRSTILPKTNIDKGGQNAILSGIGYIGIFLAALVAISSAGIDLSSLAIVAGALSVGVGFGLQTIVQNFVSGIILLIERPISEGDWIEVGTQMGVVKAISVRSTRIETFDRTEVIVPNADLISGQVTNWTRGNMTGRLIVPVGVAYGTDTRRIEKLLMEIAEDQPTVMMDPAPNVVFVGFGADSLNFEIRMILSDVNFKLRVMSEVNHQIAARFTREGIEIPFAQRDLWLRNPEALSGRYEDRPARWRDTEEEGHSRREAKLKENETPHDLGQPMPGEGFEDADADGGGDAR
- a CDS encoding cysteine synthase A; amino-acid sequence: MRVCEDLAQAVGNTPLIKLKKASELTGCEILGKAEFLNPGQSVKDRAALFIIRDAVARGQLKPGGTIVEGTAGNTGIGLALVGASMGFKTVIVIPETQSQEKKDMIRLAGAELVQVPAAPYKNPNNYVHYSRRLAEALAKTDPNGVIWANQFDNTANREAHIQTTGPEIWDQTGGRVDGFICSVGSGGTFAGTGMALQPKGVKIGLADPDGASLHSFYTTGELKAEGSSITEGIGQGRITANLDGFTPDMSYNVHDDEALPIIFDLLQEEGLCLGGSSGVNIAGAIRMAKEMGPGHRIVTILCDYGNRYQSKLFNPEFLKEKSLPVPEWLDRAPAAMPEVFEG
- a CDS encoding extracellular solute-binding protein, giving the protein MKHFTSLLAGAACLIGLQAQAESPDLLVFDWSGFEVPGLFAQYAQKYGAGPSYTFYGDDDEAYQKLASGFKADVAHPCSQMVSKYRDAGLIEPWDVSRIPAFKDIDPKFLNSKIFKDDQGVWYIPTDWGATAIAYNPEKVPAEDVASLDVFLNPKYQGRISLPDSSDDVWALAYLATGVSDWTNVTEDQFQAAAAWLRKAHQNVQSYWTDPSEQAQTMASGEVLISWSWNDGVTYLKADGYPVAFQRAPKEGSSTFFCGYVNLKDGPGSEDQAYDFINSWLAPAAAPALMEAIGYGHTNVKAMEQFSKEDLDAAGLGHVDAPILAQTPNDPQMRERQLAEFEKIKAGF